The Triticum urartu cultivar G1812 unplaced genomic scaffold, Tu2.1 TuUngrouped_contig_4245, whole genome shotgun sequence genome segment TGGCATTCTACTACAATCTAAGATGAACAAGTAAAACCTAAGTATACACTAGTAGTATGTATTTTTCAAGAAAAAAGCATGACAAGGTCAGTTTGGTCATGCATACGGCATGAATATTTAGAACTGCCTAACTTGCATCAGCTGAACACTTCAATCAAAGGCATAAACGGAAAAAACAGATGTAGATACTATTATCGCAATGCTGCAGAAAGAATAATAAACCAAGAAAGCAGAAGTAATTACCGCTGAGCAAGTCCCAGCCCTGATGTTGCAGACGGGGTAGTCCGGTGGGCAGCAGCTGGAGTGATCCTTGCAGCAGGTTGCGCCTTCGGCCGGGCAGCAGCCCCACACCAGGCAAAGGTTCCTGAAGCCGAACGAGCAGCAGCAGGTGCTGCCTGCAGGGCATGAGAAGTTCTCGTCGCAGACGTGGTCAGGGGCGACTGGGGGAGGTGGCGTCGGCGGTGAGGGAGGTGTTGGGGCTGGCTTGGGCGGGTTAGCGCCCTTCTTGGTGGGGTACGATGACATCATGGCTATCCCGCACTTCCCACTGGTCACGTTGATGTTGCGCTCCATGCGGAGATACCCAGATTCTCCCCAGTTTGGACCCCATGAGTTGCGGACGATCCAGTAGTCCTTGCCGTTCTCAGTGCCGTAGCCAACAGCAACCACACCATGGTCAAGTTGCGTGCCACACCTTCCACTGAAGACACCCTGTAATGTAGATCAATCAAAGGCCTGTTATCACCAGACTGGCCTGAATGCTGGATAAAATGTTAGCTGCCTGCTGCAACAAGTTCACTTACCGAGTGGTAGAGCTGGAACTCCCGGCCTCCAGCTTCAATGGCAACACTCACGGGCTGGTGAGCAACCGCCTTCTGCAGCGATTTCTCATCATTTTCAGGGACATCTTCAAAGCCATCAATGCTCACCACCTTCGCATTTTTCTGCAAAGATATGACAAAATGTACCAGTCAGAACATCAGAACCGAGCATCATCTGGATTATTTGAAGTAAGCAAGCAAGTACCGACCCTGAGAACATCACATCTGCCATCAATGGCTTTGTAAGGGTAGTCATCTTCGGTATCAATGCCACCGTTCTTGATGATGAACTCAAAGGCGTCATCCATAAGACCCCCATTGCAGCCACTGCTCTGCCCGTTGGTGTCACACTCCACAAGCTCCTGCTCCGATAATGTCACCATCTCACCAGTGACAATTTGGTTGATGCTCTCTACTGTGCTGACTGCAGAAAAAGCCCAGCAACTCCCTGCACACACCACCATTACAAACGATGCATCAGCCAAGAGCAAAATAATTACTACAAACGAAGCTTCAGTCAACAGTAATAGAACAACTTATGTCATCAACAGTTTTAACTAGTACATCAATTTCCTGCCAAAGCGTTCGTTTGCTTCTTCTGTTTTTCCCCATGGCCCAATATCAACGGCAGCTGACAGAATATGCAGAGCAGCAAACCTACCACATACTACTAACAGCATAATCACCATGCAGAACAATTTGTACAGTAGGTTATAAGCTGGCGGTACTGAAATTGAACGTTGTCAGATCTGGTTAATTCCCTTGCATAGTTGGTCGATGGTTCAAGTTATGATGATTGGAACCGCCTGCCATTAATAGTTGTTCAAGTGAAAGTGGCCATTGCTTCCTTCTTACTAAGAAGGATACATACATAACGTTTGTTTGCTTCTTCTGCTATTCCCCCCATGGCCCAGTACTAAAGGAAGGTGACAGAATAACAAAAAATCTGTATAGTTCGTTATATGCTAGTGGCTAGTGGTACTGATAGCTTAACAAAAATTTGTGTAGTTCGTTGTCAGGTATGGTTAATGCCTTAGGTAGTTGGTTGATGTTTAAGTTCCGGTTATCAACTGGTCAGCAGCGCTTGACTGACAGATGCACCAATACGACAATCTGAAGTGCGAGGAACAAACAAAACCTAACCCAAAAAGGGCAGCCACAGATCGGAATAATACTTCTGTACTACTTCCAAACCACACAGCGCAAGGCAACCCGACGAATCGCATGCCATGAACTCTTGTGCAAGTCAAAGCCGGGCGACTCATGGCCATTGCTTCCGTCCTAAGAAAAGCATGAACTTTTTGCAACTGTAACCTACCCGTGCGTTAACAAATTTGCAACAAATTAAGCCCCAAAAGAGGATTTTTTTTCCTTGGGACAACGGCTGCACCGCTTGCATCAAGGATCGATTTTGGGATCCGGAATCACTAGGGTAAAGGTGACGAAGAACCTAGATCTGAGATTGCCGTCAGCAGAACAGGGGATCGCATCTAACAATCCGGCAACAAAATCGGCCTAGTAAGAGGAGAAGAGGAGGGATTTCTCACCGCATTGGCCCTGGTTCTTGACGGGGGCGACGGCGCCCTTCTCCCTCCAGTCGACGGCCTCGGGCAGCTCCTCGGCCCCATCGTGGCGGTACCTCTCGCCCACGACGCGGCCGGGCCTCGCCCTCTGGGCCTTGACCCCGAGGTAGGCGGCGCGGAACTCGTTGTTGGTGAGATCGGCGAAGCGGTTCATGCCGAGGCGGTACCCCTCCTCGCCGGCCGCGGCGCGCGCGTTGTGGGCGTCGACGAAGCGGAGGTTGTCCCAGAAGGCGCGGAACCGGCGCTCGCGCTCCGGGATGGAGTTGGCGTTGGGGGAGGAGCCCCCGCCGTGCTCGGCCAGCCAGAGGTCGTAGACGGCccgggcctccgcctccgtgcgctccagcccgcgcgccccgTGCTCCGCGTTGTAGGCGATGATGGACATGTCCGCGGACGCGGCCAGGGCGCCGCCCGCCACGGcaaggagcagcagcagcggcaggATGGCCGCGGCGGCGCGTGCCATGGTGGCGGTGGGGGAGACGGGCGTCGCTCTCCGGGTCGGGCCTGGAGCTTTTCCGAGTTTTTTTTCTGGGAGTTTGTTTTCGG includes the following:
- the LOC125527547 gene encoding oryzain beta chain-like, which gives rise to MARAAAAILPLLLLLAVAGGALAASADMSIIAYNAEHGARGLERTEAEARAVYDLWLAEHGGGSSPNANSIPERERRFRAFWDNLRFVDAHNARAAAGEEGYRLGMNRFADLTNNEFRAAYLGVKAQRARPGRVVGERYRHDGAEELPEAVDWREKGAVAPVKNQGQCGSCWAFSAVSTVESINQIVTGEMVTLSEQELVECDTNGQSSGCNGGLMDDAFEFIIKNGGIDTEDDYPYKAIDGRCDVLRKNAKVVSIDGFEDVPENDEKSLQKAVAHQPVSVAIEAGGREFQLYHSGVFSGRCGTQLDHGVVAVGYGTENGKDYWIVRNSWGPNWGESGYLRMERNINVTSGKCGIAMMSSYPTKKGANPPKPAPTPPSPPTPPPPVAPDHVCDENFSCPAGSTCCCSFGFRNLCLVWGCCPAEGATCCKDHSSCCPPDYPVCNIRAGTCSATKNSPLSVKALKRTLAMRNTA